In Paractinoplanes brasiliensis, the following proteins share a genomic window:
- a CDS encoding type VII secretion target encodes MSGPAFQVDSTALTAHANMVDSIGDELTTAADAGHTVQTDTGAYGQLCQFVPALLNQLQQAVVDGMATAATSAHETANALRSVAAAYDRTDRATADRLRNTR; translated from the coding sequence ATGAGCGGGCCGGCGTTCCAGGTCGACTCGACCGCCCTCACCGCGCACGCCAACATGGTCGACTCCATCGGTGACGAGCTCACCACGGCGGCCGACGCCGGGCACACGGTCCAGACCGACACCGGTGCCTACGGGCAGTTGTGCCAGTTCGTGCCCGCCCTTCTCAACCAGCTTCAGCAGGCGGTGGTGGACGGCATGGCCACCGCGGCCACCTCGGCCCACGAGACCGCCAACGCCCTGCGGTCGGTCGCCGCCGCGTACGACAGAACCGACCGCGCCACAGCCGACAGGCTCCGGAATACCCGATGA
- a CDS encoding ABC transporter ATP-binding protein, whose protein sequence is MRILLRLLRPHLRVLALGLVLGLIANAANLAAPLATKRIIDTLGTGDALAGPITLLLVLVVIGSVIGLWQWILMGTLAEQVVLDARLSVIQRYFKARLAELTGRPTGELVTRVTADPGLLHQASSSIVGLINASLAFVATLVLMGTLDVVLLLCTLTAVAIVGAVMAVLLPTISKSQKAAQDAVGDLGGELEGTLRAMRTVKASRAEQRQGDRIESDARRAATFNIRAARRAAWVWTVSWSGVSLAIIAVLGVGAWRADAGLLEVSSLIAFLLYAFQLMGPIGELTSNVTALQSGIAAARRISEVYAMDLETSDPQPGQALPEAPALSVDGVTLRYTPDGPPALDGVTLQIPARGHTAIVGPSGAGKTSLFSLLLRFLDPDSGEIYLHGRPYRSLTHSEIRGELAYVEQEAPVVPGTIRENILFSHPTAASEELESVLARVHLADKVSELPQGVDTPISGAELSGGERQRIALARALIRTPALLLLDEATAQMDALTEAAVQQSVRDRAATGAVVTIAHRLSTVIDADRIIVLDHGRVRAVGTHDSLMASDDLYRGLVEALRIAIPSAAGSVS, encoded by the coding sequence ATGCGGATTCTGCTGCGTCTCCTCCGCCCACACCTCCGGGTGCTGGCCCTCGGGCTGGTGCTCGGCCTGATCGCCAACGCCGCCAACCTGGCCGCGCCGCTCGCCACCAAACGCATCATCGACACGCTCGGCACCGGCGACGCGCTGGCCGGCCCGATCACGCTGCTGCTCGTCCTGGTCGTGATCGGCTCGGTGATCGGGCTCTGGCAGTGGATCCTGATGGGCACCCTGGCCGAGCAGGTAGTCCTCGACGCGCGGCTCTCGGTGATCCAGCGCTACTTCAAGGCGCGACTGGCCGAACTGACCGGCCGCCCCACCGGCGAACTGGTCACCCGCGTCACCGCCGACCCCGGCCTGCTGCACCAGGCCTCGTCCAGCATCGTCGGCCTGATCAACGCGTCGCTGGCCTTCGTCGCGACGCTGGTGCTGATGGGCACGCTCGACGTCGTCCTGCTGCTCTGCACGCTGACCGCCGTCGCCATCGTCGGCGCCGTCATGGCCGTGCTGCTCCCCACGATCAGCAAATCTCAGAAGGCGGCGCAGGACGCGGTCGGCGACCTCGGCGGCGAGCTCGAAGGAACACTGCGGGCCATGCGTACGGTGAAGGCCAGCCGCGCCGAACAACGCCAAGGTGACCGCATCGAGTCGGACGCCCGCCGGGCCGCCACCTTCAACATCCGCGCCGCCCGCCGCGCGGCCTGGGTGTGGACGGTCTCGTGGAGCGGCGTCTCGCTGGCCATCATCGCCGTCCTCGGCGTCGGCGCGTGGCGGGCCGACGCGGGCTTGCTCGAGGTGAGCAGCCTGATCGCGTTCCTGCTGTACGCGTTCCAGCTGATGGGTCCGATCGGCGAGCTGACCTCCAACGTGACCGCGTTGCAGTCGGGCATCGCCGCCGCCCGCCGGATCAGCGAGGTCTACGCCATGGATTTGGAGACCTCCGACCCGCAACCCGGCCAGGCGCTGCCCGAAGCCCCCGCCCTGTCCGTCGACGGCGTCACCCTGCGCTACACACCCGACGGCCCGCCCGCCCTCGACGGCGTCACCCTGCAGATCCCCGCGCGCGGCCACACCGCGATCGTCGGCCCGTCGGGCGCGGGAAAAACGTCGCTGTTCTCGCTGCTGCTGCGCTTCCTCGACCCCGACTCGGGCGAGATCTACCTGCACGGGCGGCCCTACCGGTCACTCACCCACAGCGAGATCCGGGGCGAGCTGGCGTACGTGGAACAGGAAGCCCCCGTCGTGCCCGGCACCATCCGCGAGAACATCCTGTTCAGCCACCCCACGGCCGCATCGGAGGAACTGGAGTCGGTGCTCGCCCGGGTCCACCTGGCCGACAAGGTTTCTGAATTGCCGCAGGGCGTCGACACCCCCATCTCCGGCGCCGAACTCTCCGGCGGCGAACGCCAGCGGATCGCCCTGGCCCGCGCCTTGATCCGGACGCCGGCTCTTTTGTTGCTCGACGAGGCCACGGCCCAGATGGACGCCCTGACGGAGGCCGCGGTCCAGCAATCCGTACGCGACCGCGCCGCCACGGGGGCCGTGGTAACCATCGCCCACCGCCTGTCCACAGTGATCGACGCCGACCGCATCATCGTCCTCGACCACGGCCGCGTACGGGCGGTCGGCACCCACGACTCCCTGATGGCCTCCGACGACCTGTACCGAGGCCTGGTCGAGGCGCTACGCATCGCCATCCCGTCCGCGGCGGGCTCGGTCAGCTGA
- a CDS encoding DUF6444 domain-containing protein, whose translation MVVDLTARLEQAMSRIADLEGRLKQSSSNSSKPPSSDGLAKPAPKSLRGRSGRGPGRPSGQDGVTLERVADPDVVLRHVPAVCGGCGNGLAGAAEVGMAWRQVVEVPPVRRR comes from the coding sequence ATGGTGGTGGACCTGACGGCCCGGCTGGAGCAGGCGATGAGCCGGATCGCAGATCTTGAAGGCCGGTTGAAACAGTCGTCGTCGAACTCCTCGAAGCCGCCGTCGTCGGACGGTTTGGCCAAACCGGCGCCGAAGTCGTTGCGAGGCCGTTCGGGTCGAGGCCCGGGGCGGCCGAGCGGGCAGGATGGGGTGACCCTTGAGCGGGTCGCGGATCCGGACGTGGTGCTGAGGCACGTCCCTGCGGTGTGCGGCGGGTGCGGTAACGGTCTGGCCGGCGCGGCCGAGGTCGGTATGGCCTGGCGGCAGGTGGTCGAGGTCCCGCCGGTGCGGCGCAGGTGA
- a CDS encoding sensor histidine kinase codes for MNGGRVPLRHSLVTRLLATSVLIAIAGIASTAWLAVRTATRAISQEQGRALADDKGVYDMLVAYAATHADWTGAPALIQERAQKLGRRITLMTEDRAVIVDSVPGPSLQTARPSAVVDPLNLDLSLTGGSSRIDRRVVGPFRVATARERQALRKAAEDDLTCWRRRGTDGTISQAPNGRPVLTLRTPEVLDSGCSSLDSVITPSEDKALRSLGQAISRCVRLDERLYQLLVRPDFTTYVMKAQLPRPVEPTAGLLAPAKGFLPEKQAARVDGCVEKSRRAVLQPYVAPPALLFVTDPRSDPDPFTLSTANSVRIVAVTGAVLLATIFVTVLVGRRLVRPLRALTDSADRHVPATVSTKDEIGRLARALNESTERRDRAEAQRRAMVSDVAHELRTPLTNIRSWLEAAQDDLAPTDAQLLTLLHEEAVLLQHIIDDLSDLSAADAGTLRIHPEPIYLRDVLTQVVDSHRGAANGVHLTIEADGDPVVTADPVRLRQLVGNLVSNAVRHTPAGGTVTVGASAAAITVRDTGVGIAPENLPRIFDRFWRADESRSRATGGSGLGLAIARKLADAHHFTIGVDSTVGVGTTFTIRLDGG; via the coding sequence GTGAACGGCGGCCGGGTCCCGCTGCGGCACAGCCTGGTCACCCGGCTGCTGGCCACGTCGGTGCTGATCGCGATCGCGGGCATCGCGTCGACCGCGTGGCTGGCCGTCCGCACCGCCACCCGGGCGATCAGCCAGGAACAGGGCCGCGCGCTCGCCGACGACAAGGGCGTGTACGACATGCTCGTCGCGTACGCGGCCACCCACGCCGACTGGACGGGCGCGCCGGCCCTGATCCAGGAACGGGCGCAGAAACTGGGCCGGCGGATCACGCTGATGACCGAGGACCGCGCCGTGATCGTCGACTCGGTCCCCGGTCCGTCACTGCAGACGGCTCGCCCCTCGGCCGTGGTCGACCCGCTCAACCTGGACCTGAGCCTGACCGGGGGCAGCAGCCGCATCGACCGGCGGGTGGTCGGGCCGTTCCGGGTGGCGACGGCCCGGGAACGGCAGGCGCTGCGCAAAGCGGCCGAGGACGACCTCACCTGCTGGCGGCGGCGCGGGACGGACGGCACGATCAGCCAGGCCCCGAACGGGCGGCCGGTGCTCACCCTGCGTACGCCCGAGGTGCTCGACTCGGGGTGCTCGTCGCTGGACTCGGTCATCACCCCGAGCGAGGACAAGGCATTGCGTTCCCTGGGCCAGGCGATTTCCCGCTGCGTCAGGCTCGACGAACGCCTCTACCAGCTGCTCGTGCGGCCGGACTTCACCACGTACGTCATGAAGGCCCAGCTGCCGAGGCCGGTCGAACCGACCGCAGGGCTGCTGGCGCCGGCCAAAGGGTTCCTGCCGGAGAAGCAGGCGGCCCGCGTCGACGGATGTGTCGAGAAGTCACGGCGGGCCGTTCTGCAACCGTACGTGGCCCCACCCGCGCTGCTGTTCGTGACCGACCCGCGTTCCGACCCCGACCCGTTCACGCTCTCGACCGCCAATTCCGTACGGATCGTGGCCGTGACCGGCGCCGTCCTGCTGGCCACGATCTTCGTCACCGTGCTCGTCGGGCGGCGCCTGGTCCGGCCGTTGCGGGCGCTCACCGACTCGGCCGACCGCCACGTGCCGGCCACCGTGTCCACGAAGGACGAGATCGGCCGTCTGGCCCGCGCCCTCAACGAAAGCACCGAACGCCGGGACCGCGCCGAAGCTCAACGCCGCGCGATGGTCAGCGACGTCGCGCACGAGCTGCGCACCCCGCTCACCAACATCCGCAGCTGGCTGGAGGCCGCACAGGACGACCTGGCCCCCACCGACGCGCAGCTGCTCACGCTGCTGCACGAGGAGGCGGTGCTGCTGCAGCACATCATCGACGACCTGAGCGACCTGTCCGCCGCCGACGCGGGCACGCTGCGCATCCACCCCGAGCCCATCTATCTGCGCGACGTCCTGACCCAGGTCGTCGACAGCCACCGCGGGGCGGCCAACGGCGTGCACCTCACGATCGAGGCCGACGGCGATCCGGTGGTGACAGCCGACCCCGTACGCCTGCGTCAGCTCGTCGGCAACCTGGTCTCCAACGCGGTCCGGCACACCCCGGCGGGCGGCACGGTCACAGTCGGCGCCTCGGCGGCTGCGATCACCGTACGGGACACCGGGGTGGGGATCGCGCCCGAGAACCTGCCGCGCATCTTCGACCGGTTCTGGCGGGCCGACGAGTCACGCAGCCGGGCCACCGGGGGTAGTGGGCTGGGGCTGGCCATCGCCCGCAAACTGGCCGACGCGCACCACTTCACGATCGGCGTCGACAGCACCGTCGGCGTGGGCACCACGTTCACGATCAGGCTGGACGGGGGCTGA
- a CDS encoding SitI3 family protein, with protein MYVTASADSADDVNEAMKLFGFEDRFWATFRFANLADEATSDHNTTLMVHVLIAFAQTHGGSGVLLHNGERAVLQYGKEGIVFDAGWEDWTENSEIAPLLTQFASRTLPQPLL; from the coding sequence ATGTACGTGACGGCCAGCGCGGACTCCGCAGACGACGTCAACGAGGCGATGAAGCTCTTCGGCTTCGAGGACCGCTTCTGGGCCACGTTCCGGTTCGCGAACCTCGCGGACGAGGCGACCAGCGATCACAACACGACCCTGATGGTCCATGTGCTCATAGCGTTCGCCCAAACCCACGGCGGAAGCGGAGTGCTACTGCACAACGGCGAGCGAGCAGTCCTGCAATACGGAAAAGAGGGGATCGTCTTCGACGCCGGGTGGGAGGACTGGACCGAGAATAGCGAAATCGCCCCGCTGCTCACCCAATTCGCCAGCCGAACGCTTCCGCAACCCCTGCTGTAG
- a CDS encoding WXG100 family type VII secretion target: MSPLRPPLVAVADHGTFNDPWAGIWIAEDIDTILAGVRSGSWIDGTLGAVSAGLDTLAFVSDPIGGLLQYGVAWMLEHVKPLTEALDWLAGDPGQISAHAQTWRNISATLDDQAADLDRGMRSDTTDWVGDAADAYRTWSGQQRDAVGALATAAETMAAITEGAGTLVAAVRMMVRDAIAVLVSRLITYASELIFTAGLATPLVVEQVSTLCASWAARIAGWLRGLVHSLERLRGLAGRMGDAIEAIKKLLTRLRSRGDGLTTPSGAPDPGRKPRGDRTAAHPTRVKDKPLRRENESADALAQNGYDVHMLRRKPIADLKQILVVKDGTVVRFFPFGDWIGRRAGV; encoded by the coding sequence ATGAGCCCGCTCCGGCCGCCGCTCGTCGCCGTCGCCGACCACGGCACGTTCAACGATCCGTGGGCCGGAATCTGGATCGCCGAGGACATCGACACGATCCTCGCCGGTGTCCGAAGCGGCAGTTGGATCGACGGCACACTCGGCGCCGTCTCGGCCGGACTCGACACCCTGGCCTTCGTCTCCGATCCGATCGGCGGCCTCCTGCAATACGGCGTCGCCTGGATGCTCGAGCACGTCAAGCCGCTGACCGAGGCGCTGGACTGGCTGGCCGGCGATCCGGGACAGATCTCCGCCCACGCGCAGACGTGGCGCAACATCTCCGCCACCTTGGACGATCAGGCCGCAGACCTCGATCGCGGGATGCGTTCGGACACTACCGACTGGGTCGGTGACGCCGCCGACGCGTACCGGACCTGGTCCGGTCAGCAACGCGACGCCGTCGGCGCGCTGGCGACCGCAGCCGAGACGATGGCCGCGATTACCGAAGGCGCCGGAACGCTGGTGGCCGCAGTACGGATGATGGTCCGCGACGCCATCGCCGTCCTCGTGTCCCGGCTGATCACGTACGCCTCCGAACTGATCTTCACGGCCGGACTGGCCACACCGTTGGTCGTTGAGCAGGTCAGCACCCTGTGCGCTTCCTGGGCCGCCCGGATCGCCGGCTGGCTACGCGGACTCGTGCACAGCCTTGAGCGTCTACGCGGGCTGGCCGGGCGGATGGGCGACGCGATCGAAGCCATCAAGAAGCTTCTCACCCGTCTCCGCAGCCGAGGTGACGGTCTCACCACACCATCCGGGGCACCGGACCCGGGCCGCAAGCCGCGCGGGGACCGTACCGCCGCACATCCGACGAGGGTCAAAGACAAGCCGCTGCGCCGAGAGAACGAATCAGCCGACGCCTTGGCCCAGAATGGTTACGACGTCCACATGCTTCGCCGCAAACCGATCGCCGACCTCAAACAGATTCTCGTGGTCAAGGACGGTACGGTCGTCCGGTTCTTTCCTTTTGGTGACTGGATAGGTCGTCGGGCGGGTGTCTGA
- a CDS encoding IS630 family transposase produces the protein MRPAHVYASMSEQQHTELITALHGPWRNATRIMMVVLSAAGWSASEIADLLHYDPKTVRGWIARHHAEGLAGLPDRPRPGRPRKGSRRLGDRIHTLLQTPRSWTTSRIWKALGRPQLSMSTMRRRIKEQARWARPRLIAKSDPNRDTICAQIRERITALPAGSVVLAEDETHLDLLARVRACWMPTGLRHRILTPGTNVRRTVHGAVNLLTGTVHHHISVKNVSVVFCYFLQQLLDAYPNAPVIAVICDNGSTHHSKITQRWLAEHPRIQVIEGAKYSPQDNPVERLWAAMKRQIANTATATITDRVQQAHAFFRHRTDAQNLATAAPWTSPWLPQGYGKEFWPGA, from the coding sequence ATGCGCCCCGCGCACGTGTATGCCAGCATGTCCGAACAGCAACACACCGAACTGATTACGGCCCTGCACGGCCCGTGGCGTAACGCCACCCGGATCATGATGGTGGTGCTGTCCGCGGCCGGCTGGTCCGCCAGCGAGATCGCGGATCTGCTGCACTACGACCCGAAAACCGTTCGCGGCTGGATCGCCCGCCACCACGCTGAAGGCCTCGCGGGGTTACCCGACCGGCCCCGACCGGGACGGCCCCGTAAAGGCAGCCGGCGTCTCGGCGACCGCATCCACACCCTGCTGCAGACACCCCGGTCCTGGACCACCTCCCGGATCTGGAAAGCGCTGGGCCGGCCCCAGCTGAGCATGTCCACGATGCGCCGCCGCATCAAAGAGCAAGCCCGCTGGGCCCGGCCCCGCTTGATCGCCAAAAGCGACCCGAACCGCGACACCATCTGCGCCCAGATCCGCGAACGCATCACCGCCCTACCAGCCGGCAGCGTGGTCCTGGCCGAGGACGAGACCCACCTCGACCTGCTCGCCCGGGTCCGCGCCTGCTGGATGCCCACCGGCCTGCGACACCGGATCCTGACCCCAGGTACCAACGTGCGCCGCACGGTGCACGGCGCGGTCAACCTGCTCACCGGCACCGTGCACCACCACATCAGCGTCAAGAACGTCTCGGTCGTCTTCTGCTACTTCCTGCAGCAACTACTCGACGCCTACCCCAACGCCCCGGTCATCGCCGTGATCTGCGACAACGGCAGCACCCACCACTCCAAAATCACTCAACGGTGGCTCGCCGAGCATCCCCGCATCCAGGTCATCGAAGGCGCGAAATACAGCCCCCAAGACAATCCAGTCGAACGACTCTGGGCCGCGATGAAACGACAGATCGCCAATACCGCGACCGCGACCATCACCGACCGCGTCCAGCAAGCCCACGCGTTCTTCCGCCACCGCACCGACGCCCAGAACTTGGCCACCGCGGCACCCTGGACCTCGCCCTGGCTACCCCAGGGTTACGGGAAGGAGTTCTGGCCAGGGGCTTAG
- a CDS encoding TetR/AcrR family transcriptional regulator: protein MTSGIKNRTRQAIIDAAIELLADNPACSLGEIASAAQVGRTTLHRYFAERADLLAAVAVEGGQRLVRAARLADLERGTGGEALLRLCREYFDLGPLLSLIFTEQGGGECWESQDEASLARVIERGRRDGSIDPVLPADWVLNLLWSQLYAAWSYLGERPGSSRHHVLDLLTRTLANALRPETPDQARTG from the coding sequence GTGACCTCCGGCATAAAGAACCGCACGCGGCAGGCGATCATCGATGCCGCGATCGAGCTGCTGGCCGACAACCCGGCCTGTTCGCTCGGTGAGATCGCGTCGGCGGCCCAGGTCGGGCGCACGACGCTGCACCGATACTTCGCCGAACGGGCCGACCTGCTGGCCGCCGTCGCCGTCGAGGGCGGTCAGCGGCTCGTCCGCGCGGCACGCCTGGCCGATCTCGAGCGGGGCACCGGCGGCGAGGCGCTCCTTCGGCTCTGCCGGGAGTATTTCGACCTCGGCCCGCTCCTCTCGCTGATCTTCACCGAGCAGGGCGGCGGCGAGTGCTGGGAGTCGCAGGACGAGGCGTCGCTGGCCCGGGTGATCGAGCGCGGGCGGCGGGACGGCTCGATCGACCCGGTCCTGCCGGCCGACTGGGTGCTCAACCTGCTCTGGTCCCAGCTCTACGCGGCGTGGTCCTACCTGGGCGAGCGGCCCGGTTCGTCCCGCCACCACGTGCTCGACCTGCTCACCCGCACGCTCGCCAACGCCCTGCGCCCCGAAACCCCAGACCAAGCCCGTACGGGGTGA
- the ltrA gene encoding group II intron reverse transcriptase/maturase produces MAVSVASCPIEGAVAGPLLGAGRAAVPGFLDDLRAAVKDGSFRPLPVRERKIPKPGGSGKVRKLGIPTVADRVVQAALKLVLEPIFEADFLPVSYGFRPKRRAHDAIAEIHHFGTRGYRWVLDADIEACFDSISHTALLDRVRARVKDKRVLALVKAFLKAGVLTELGERRDTTTGTPQGGILSPLLANIALSALDEHVMQPWQPGGPMSTAGKRGYRRSKGRPTWRIVRYADDFVILVHGTREHTEALRQDVATVLAPLGLRLSEAKTQIVHMGDGFDFLGFRIRWKRKRGTNKWYVYTFIAARPLFTVKAKIRALTHKTSQWSLASVLTKLGQLMRGWANYFKHAVAKWTFSKLDAFTWWRLAHMLRARHGWNWGQLRRHLRGPDGRWRIAADGVEYYRISLSVAVSRYTYRGNKIPTPWPTTNPA; encoded by the coding sequence ATGGCCGTCTCTGTGGCTTCCTGCCCGATTGAGGGCGCTGTGGCAGGCCCGCTTCTCGGAGCTGGTCGCGCCGCCGTGCCCGGATTCCTGGACGACCTGCGAGCCGCCGTCAAGGACGGCTCGTTCCGGCCACTGCCGGTGCGGGAACGCAAGATCCCGAAACCTGGCGGGTCGGGCAAGGTTCGCAAGCTCGGGATACCGACGGTCGCGGACCGGGTCGTTCAGGCGGCGCTGAAGCTGGTACTGGAACCGATCTTTGAGGCCGACTTCTTACCGGTCTCCTATGGGTTCCGGCCCAAGCGGCGTGCTCATGACGCGATCGCTGAGATTCATCACTTCGGCACCCGTGGTTACCGCTGGGTGCTGGACGCTGATATCGAGGCGTGTTTCGATTCGATCTCGCACACGGCCCTGCTGGACCGGGTGCGGGCGAGGGTCAAGGACAAACGCGTCCTGGCGCTGGTCAAGGCGTTCCTCAAGGCCGGGGTCCTCACCGAGTTGGGTGAGCGGCGGGACACCACGACCGGCACACCGCAAGGCGGCATCCTCTCGCCGTTGCTGGCTAACATCGCTTTGTCCGCGCTCGATGAGCACGTGATGCAGCCATGGCAGCCAGGCGGGCCGATGTCGACCGCGGGCAAACGCGGCTACCGACGCTCCAAGGGACGGCCGACGTGGCGGATTGTTCGTTACGCCGACGACTTCGTGATCTTGGTGCACGGGACGCGTGAGCACACCGAAGCGCTACGCCAAGACGTCGCTACTGTGCTGGCACCGCTGGGTTTACGCCTCTCGGAGGCCAAGACCCAGATAGTGCACATGGGCGACGGGTTCGACTTCCTCGGCTTCCGCATCCGGTGGAAACGCAAGAGGGGTACGAACAAGTGGTACGTCTACACCTTCATCGCGGCCCGGCCGTTGTTCACGGTGAAGGCGAAGATCCGTGCCCTGACACACAAGACATCGCAGTGGAGCCTCGCATCAGTGCTGACCAAACTCGGACAGCTCATGCGCGGCTGGGCCAACTACTTCAAACACGCCGTGGCGAAATGGACCTTCAGCAAACTGGACGCCTTCACCTGGTGGAGACTCGCCCACATGCTACGGGCCCGGCACGGCTGGAACTGGGGTCAACTCCGCCGTCACCTACGCGGCCCTGACGGGCGGTGGCGGATCGCGGCGGACGGGGTCGAGTACTACCGGATCTCCTTGAGTGTGGCGGTCTCTCGTTACACCTACCGGGGCAACAAGATCCCAACCCCATGGCCCACCACGAATCCCGCCTGA
- the tnpC gene encoding IS66 family transposase: MFTLACGCGHQTTAAAPAEATAPIVYGPRLAGIGVYLLHGQFLSVSRTAAAVRDLFGVPVAAGTVAGWVKRTALGIIEKVLPVIAGRIAGAPVAGFDETGMRVAGRLAWLHSASTATDVLLAVHPKRGTKAMDAIGVLPKFAGVAVHDAWAPYDTYTSAIHALCNAHALRELIYVTDTATGPVAEHAEQAATALCRLNRLTADAHAAGQAHDPEKVAFYQHVLHSAVVFGVDATTARASKLERKYHALFVRLRDRRDDYLRFVTDPAAPFDNNGSEQTIRMPKLRIKVSGSMRTMTGAEHFAAIRSYIATAARQGIDTLDALIQAATGNPWIPTPT, translated from the coding sequence ATGTTCACTCTGGCGTGCGGGTGCGGGCATCAGACCACCGCGGCCGCACCGGCGGAAGCGACGGCCCCGATCGTGTACGGGCCTCGGCTGGCCGGGATCGGCGTGTATCTGTTGCACGGGCAGTTCCTGTCGGTGTCGCGGACCGCTGCCGCGGTCAGGGACCTGTTCGGGGTGCCGGTCGCGGCCGGCACGGTGGCCGGCTGGGTGAAACGCACCGCGCTGGGCATCATCGAGAAGGTGTTGCCGGTGATCGCCGGCCGGATCGCGGGTGCGCCGGTCGCCGGGTTCGACGAGACCGGGATGCGGGTCGCCGGCCGCCTGGCCTGGCTGCACTCGGCGTCTACGGCCACGGACGTGCTGCTCGCGGTGCATCCGAAACGTGGCACGAAGGCGATGGACGCGATCGGGGTCCTGCCGAAGTTCGCCGGGGTCGCGGTGCATGACGCGTGGGCGCCGTACGACACCTACACGAGCGCGATCCACGCTCTGTGCAACGCGCACGCGTTGCGTGAGTTGATCTATGTGACCGACACCGCGACCGGTCCGGTTGCCGAGCACGCCGAGCAGGCGGCCACCGCGCTGTGCCGGTTGAACCGGTTGACCGCCGACGCCCACGCCGCCGGGCAGGCCCACGACCCCGAGAAAGTCGCCTTCTACCAGCACGTCCTGCACAGCGCGGTCGTGTTCGGCGTCGACGCCACCACCGCGCGGGCCAGCAAACTCGAACGCAAATACCATGCACTGTTCGTCCGGCTCCGCGACCGCCGTGACGACTACCTGCGCTTCGTCACCGACCCGGCCGCGCCGTTCGACAACAACGGCAGCGAGCAGACGATCCGAATGCCGAAACTGCGGATCAAGGTCTCCGGCAGCATGCGCACCATGACCGGCGCCGAACACTTCGCCGCGATCCGCAGCTACATCGCCACCGCTGCCCGGCAAGGCATCGACACCCTCGACGCCCTCATCCAAGCCGCCACCGGCAACCCCTGGATCCCCACGCCGACCTGA
- a CDS encoding YbaB/EbfC family nucleoid-associated protein has protein sequence MFGDDTLDSALARIDDWERSIADRAERARALALRTSDLSATARSRDGLVEVTVGAEGQLLQLRLDERTRQQSSATTANSIMETLQAAKDQLLREFEEATAETVGPDSETGRALTEALRRRLGPPAEPTNGHR, from the coding sequence ATGTTCGGCGATGACACGCTCGACAGCGCGCTGGCACGGATTGACGATTGGGAGCGGTCCATAGCCGACCGCGCCGAACGAGCGCGCGCGTTGGCACTGCGGACATCGGATCTGTCGGCGACTGCGCGGAGCCGTGACGGACTGGTTGAGGTGACCGTCGGCGCGGAGGGACAACTCCTCCAACTGCGTCTCGACGAGCGGACTCGTCAGCAGTCCTCGGCCACGACAGCGAACTCCATCATGGAGACCTTGCAGGCGGCCAAAGACCAATTGCTCAGAGAGTTCGAGGAAGCTACGGCCGAGACGGTCGGCCCGGACAGCGAGACCGGCCGAGCCCTGACCGAGGCGCTACGCCGGCGACTCGGGCCGCCCGCCGAACCAACCAACGGGCACCGATGA